The proteins below are encoded in one region of Methylocystis rosea:
- the tnpB gene encoding IS66 family insertion sequence element accessory protein TnpB (TnpB, as the term is used for proteins encoded by IS66 family insertion elements, is considered an accessory protein, since TnpC, encoded by a neighboring gene, is a DDE family transposase.), which yields MIPLPAGCRVWIATGHTDMRRGMQGLALQVQEQLKRDPHAGDLYIFRGRRGDLAKILWHDGVGLSLYAKRLDRGKFIWPSASAGVVSISAGQMAYMLEGIDWRNPQLTYRPQSAG from the coding sequence ATGATCCCGCTGCCGGCGGGCTGCCGGGTCTGGATCGCGACCGGCCATACCGACATGCGGCGTGGCATGCAGGGGCTGGCGCTTCAGGTGCAGGAGCAGTTGAAGCGCGACCCGCACGCGGGCGACCTGTACATCTTCCGCGGTCGCCGCGGTGACCTGGCGAAAATCCTCTGGCACGACGGGGTTGGCCTGTCGCTTTATGCCAAGCGTCTCGACCGAGGAAAGTTCATCTGGCCCTCGGCGAGTGCGGGCGTGGTGTCGATCTCGGCCGGACAGATGGCCTATATGCTGGAAGGAATTGACTGGCGAAACCCGCAACTCACCTACAGGCCGCAAAGCGCGGGGTAA
- the tnpC gene encoding IS66 family transposase gives MDAAAKALLDENAVLKAQLAVALAKASEDMALIAAQKLQIAKLQRQIYGQKSERSARLLDQLSLELEELEASATEDELAAERAVAKTTTVAGFERKRPERNTFPDHLPRERVVIEAPKACACCGGSRLRKLGEDVTRTLETMPRQWKVVETVREKFTCRDCEKITQAPAPFHVVARGWAGPSLLAMIAFEKFGQHQPLNRQAERYALEGAPIALSTMADAVGSLCSVLDPLRRLVEAHVLAAERLHGDDTTVPVLAKGKTDTGRCWIYVRDDAPFGGAGPPAAMFYYSRDRRGEHPQGHLAGYSGILQADAYDGYNKLYLADREPGPIREAACWTHARRPFFAMADIDENARRRAAGKKEIPLSPIAIEIVRRIDALFAIERTINGKSAEERLAVRQASSRPLVDELESYLREQVAKLSRGHDLAKAIQYMLKRWTAFTLFLGDGRVCLSNNAAERGLRGIALGRKSWLFCGSDRGGQRAAAMYSLIVTAKMNGVDPQAWLADVLARIATHPAHRLDELLPWNWHKNDAASALAA, from the coding sequence ATGGACGCTGCGGCCAAAGCTCTTCTCGACGAAAACGCCGTGCTGAAAGCGCAGCTCGCCGTCGCGCTTGCAAAGGCGTCGGAAGACATGGCGCTGATCGCGGCGCAAAAGCTCCAGATCGCCAAATTGCAACGGCAGATCTACGGGCAGAAATCGGAGCGCTCTGCGCGGCTGCTCGATCAGTTGTCGCTCGAGCTGGAGGAGTTGGAGGCGAGCGCGACGGAAGACGAACTCGCCGCGGAGCGCGCCGTCGCGAAGACGACGACGGTCGCCGGCTTCGAACGCAAGCGGCCGGAGCGCAACACCTTCCCCGACCATCTGCCGCGCGAGCGCGTGGTCATCGAGGCGCCGAAGGCCTGCGCCTGTTGCGGCGGTTCGCGCCTGCGCAAGCTCGGCGAGGATGTCACGCGAACGCTGGAGACGATGCCGCGCCAGTGGAAGGTTGTGGAGACTGTGCGAGAGAAGTTCACCTGCCGGGACTGCGAGAAGATCACGCAAGCCCCCGCGCCGTTCCATGTCGTCGCGCGCGGCTGGGCGGGGCCGAGCCTCCTTGCGATGATCGCCTTCGAGAAGTTCGGCCAGCATCAGCCGCTGAACCGCCAGGCCGAGCGCTATGCGCTGGAAGGCGCGCCGATCGCCCTGTCGACCATGGCCGACGCGGTCGGCTCCCTCTGCTCCGTTCTCGATCCGCTGCGGCGTCTTGTCGAGGCGCACGTCCTCGCAGCCGAGCGGCTGCATGGGGACGACACCACGGTTCCCGTGCTGGCCAAGGGCAAGACCGACACAGGACGCTGCTGGATTTATGTGCGCGACGACGCGCCCTTCGGCGGCGCCGGGCCGCCGGCCGCGATGTTCTATTACTCGCGCGATCGGCGCGGGGAACATCCGCAGGGCCATCTGGCGGGATACTCCGGCATCCTGCAAGCGGACGCCTATGACGGCTACAACAAGCTGTATCTTGCAGACCGCGAGCCCGGCCCGATCCGGGAGGCGGCGTGTTGGACCCACGCACGGCGTCCGTTCTTCGCAATGGCGGACATCGACGAAAACGCGCGTCGCAGGGCGGCCGGGAAGAAGGAAATCCCGCTGTCGCCGATCGCCATCGAAATCGTGCGCCGGATCGACGCACTGTTTGCGATCGAGCGCACGATCAACGGCAAGAGCGCGGAGGAACGTCTTGCGGTTCGCCAGGCGTCGAGCCGCCCACTCGTCGACGAGCTCGAAAGCTATCTGCGCGAACAGGTCGCGAAGCTGTCGCGCGGACACGATCTCGCAAAGGCGATCCAGTACATGCTGAAACGCTGGACTGCCTTCACGCTGTTCCTCGGCGACGGACGCGTTTGCTTATCGAACAACGCTGCGGAACGAGGGCTGAGAGGCATTGCACTCGGCAGAAAAAGCTGGTTGTTCTGCGGTTCCGATCGCGGAGGCCAGCGCGCCGCGGCGATGTACAGCCTTATCGTGACCGCGAAGATGAACGGCGTCGATCCGCAGGCCTGGCTCGCCGACGTCCTCGCCCGCATCGCAACCCACCCCGCGCATCGGCTCGACGAGCTGCTCCCGTGGAACTGGCACAAGAACGACGCCGCGTCGGCGCTGGCGGCATAA
- a CDS encoding tyrosine-type recombinase/integrase → MTVLRVYLRFLSAQGECRPELIHAVPPAALRRLATLPRYASPETIERIIDSYDLSTPVGVRDRAILLLLARLGLRAGDVWRLRLADIDWANAVLCLRHGKSRQPTRLPLPQDAGDALLAYLTEARPPAREAHVFLRVQAPFRPFASASEIAGIVARAVARTGIEGVPTGSHLFRHSLATAMLRGGANLESVGTILRHRSPSTTAIYAKVDITMLEAVAQPWLGGEAC, encoded by the coding sequence GTGACGGTGTTGCGCGTGTATTTGCGATTCCTGTCCGCGCAGGGCGAATGCCGACCCGAGCTCATTCATGCCGTGCCGCCCGCGGCATTGCGTCGTCTCGCGACGCTTCCACGCTACGCCAGCCCGGAAACGATCGAACGGATCATCGACTCCTACGATCTGTCCACGCCTGTCGGCGTCCGGGACCGGGCGATTCTGCTTCTCCTGGCGCGCCTTGGACTTCGCGCCGGCGATGTCTGGCGGTTGCGGCTCGCCGATATCGATTGGGCGAACGCGGTCCTCTGCCTGCGCCACGGCAAAAGTCGACAACCGACACGGTTGCCTTTGCCGCAGGACGCCGGGGACGCGCTGTTGGCGTATCTCACCGAGGCACGCCCGCCGGCCCGTGAAGCGCATGTGTTCCTGCGTGTCCAGGCTCCCTTCAGGCCGTTCGCGTCCGCGTCGGAGATCGCGGGCATCGTTGCTCGGGCAGTGGCTCGAACAGGGATCGAAGGCGTTCCCACTGGCTCCCATCTGTTTCGTCACTCACTCGCGACGGCCATGTTGCGCGGCGGCGCGAATCTGGAGTCGGTCGGAACGATCCTGCGTCATCGTTCGCCGAGCACGACGGCCATCTATGCGAAGGTCGACATCACGATGCTCGAGGCCGTCGCGCAGCCCTGGCTCGGAGGCGAAGCATGCTGA
- a CDS encoding tyrosine-type recombinase/integrase, producing MTALAPYLAKFLREHLPRERNASPHTVAAYAHSFTLLVRFAAARLKRRPSDLAVEDIDPKLVLEFLDHVEENRGNSARTRNTRLAAVRTFFRYLEYQAPACLDQALRIRALPIKRTDATLIDHLTKEEVQAVLAAPDPRSLGGTRDRAMLHLTYAAGLRVSELLSLRIDDFPQPSLATVKILGKGRRERVLPLWRETQTVLRAWLAVRPSGQAPELFLNRNGGRMSRDGFAHRLALHVAAATRTQPPLADKHVTPHVLRHSCAMHTLAATGDIRKVALWLGHASIQSTEAYLRADPAEKLAVLSAHASPTIQKGKFRPPPDALLAMLGEVRNTA from the coding sequence ATGACGGCCCTCGCTCCCTACCTCGCCAAGTTTCTGCGCGAACATCTGCCGCGCGAACGAAACGCCAGTCCTCACACGGTAGCGGCCTATGCTCACAGCTTCACGCTTTTGGTTCGCTTCGCGGCAGCGCGCCTGAAGCGGAGGCCAAGCGACCTCGCCGTGGAGGACATCGACCCGAAGCTCGTGCTGGAATTCCTCGATCATGTCGAGGAAAACCGGGGAAACAGCGCGCGCACTCGCAACACTCGTCTCGCCGCTGTCCGAACATTCTTCCGATACCTCGAATACCAGGCGCCGGCCTGCCTCGACCAGGCGCTGCGCATCCGCGCGCTTCCAATCAAGCGCACCGACGCGACGCTCATCGACCATCTCACCAAAGAGGAGGTCCAGGCGGTGCTGGCGGCTCCGGATCCGCGCAGCTTGGGCGGAACCCGCGACCGCGCCATGCTGCATCTGACCTATGCCGCAGGGCTTCGCGTCTCTGAACTGCTCTCGCTTCGCATCGACGATTTTCCGCAGCCGTCGCTTGCGACGGTGAAGATCCTCGGGAAAGGGCGGCGCGAGCGCGTGCTGCCGTTGTGGCGCGAGACACAAACCGTGTTGAGAGCATGGCTGGCGGTTCGCCCGTCCGGTCAGGCGCCAGAACTGTTTCTCAATCGCAACGGCGGACGAATGAGCCGCGACGGATTCGCGCATCGATTGGCGCTACATGTCGCGGCCGCCACCCGGACGCAGCCGCCCTTGGCAGATAAACACGTGACGCCGCATGTGCTTCGACACAGTTGCGCCATGCACACGCTCGCGGCGACCGGCGACATCCGGAAAGTCGCGCTTTGGCTCGGCCACGCGAGCATACAGAGCACGGAAGCCTATCTTCGGGCCGATCCCGCCGAGAAATTGGCGGTGCTGTCGGCGCACGCTTCGCCCACGATCCAGAAAGGCAAGTTCCGACCGCCGCCCGATGCATTGCTCGCGATGCTCGGCGAGGTCCGAAACACCGCGTAA
- a CDS encoding DUF4365 domain-containing protein: MVKTITPNQLLGQIGETAVQLRFLTMGFQFDVRSRLETGIDGIAEVMIEGQPTARMIAVQVKATDAGIYTGEDASGFTYLLRSQDLAYWRGSNLPIIIVLFRKSDETYYWKEISSGSGPGERRLSFDKKLDVLDANAVARLAALTIPKTGFGYYVPPLGGGEEALVNILPVSLPDEVFVATTPYTAKQAIARILDADEPARFDWVIKGNSFWSFHDPRTSSCDQIVDLDQVEAIEIEHLAFHEDLNERNNFTFLLNQTLRHQVRTDLEWDKEGRLLYFRARAENESRAFHYQSAKKKAEADVVNVVRNKTDLTRVEFVRHHAFVPRFELLYDQWFLVINPTYYFTTNGFIPHSYPSALLAGKKRLDKSASLRGQVIMWHRFLTEEERKADDLFAVASADPRLTFGEPPSVELPKKVPEDVWGTPKKTGEDADLNQDLLRFA, from the coding sequence ATGGTAAAAACCATAACTCCGAACCAACTGCTTGGGCAGATTGGCGAGACCGCCGTTCAATTGCGATTCCTCACCATGGGCTTTCAGTTCGACGTGCGCTCGCGCCTCGAAACAGGAATCGATGGGATCGCCGAGGTAATGATCGAAGGCCAGCCAACCGCGCGAATGATCGCGGTGCAAGTGAAAGCGACCGACGCGGGTATTTACACGGGCGAAGATGCCAGCGGCTTTACCTACTTGCTGCGGAGTCAAGACCTCGCTTACTGGCGAGGCTCGAACCTTCCCATAATCATCGTCCTTTTTCGCAAGAGCGATGAGACCTATTACTGGAAAGAAATTTCAAGCGGTTCGGGGCCAGGCGAAAGGCGGCTGAGCTTCGACAAGAAACTGGACGTGCTAGACGCGAACGCTGTCGCTCGGCTCGCAGCTCTTACTATTCCGAAGACAGGCTTCGGCTACTACGTTCCGCCACTCGGCGGCGGGGAAGAAGCGCTGGTGAACATCCTTCCCGTAAGCCTGCCCGATGAAGTGTTCGTAGCGACAACGCCGTACACGGCTAAGCAGGCGATCGCGAGAATCCTCGACGCCGATGAACCTGCACGCTTTGATTGGGTGATTAAGGGTAATTCGTTCTGGTCTTTCCACGATCCGCGCACTTCATCGTGCGATCAGATCGTCGATCTGGATCAGGTCGAAGCGATCGAGATCGAGCACTTGGCCTTCCATGAAGACCTCAACGAGCGGAACAACTTTACCTTCCTTCTCAATCAGACGCTCCGTCATCAGGTACGAACCGATCTCGAATGGGACAAGGAAGGACGGCTTCTCTATTTCAGAGCACGCGCCGAGAACGAGTCCCGCGCATTCCACTATCAATCAGCGAAGAAGAAGGCTGAAGCAGACGTCGTCAACGTCGTTCGTAACAAGACGGACCTGACCCGCGTTGAGTTCGTGCGCCACCACGCCTTCGTGCCGAGATTCGAACTCCTGTACGATCAGTGGTTCTTGGTGATCAACCCGACTTATTACTTCACCACCAACGGGTTCATTCCGCACTCCTATCCGAGCGCTCTGTTGGCCGGAAAGAAGCGGTTGGACAAAAGCGCATCGCTTCGCGGTCAGGTGATCATGTGGCATCGCTTCCTCACAGAGGAAGAGCGCAAGGCGGATGATTTGTTCGCCGTTGCCAGCGCTGATCCGCGCCTCACATTCGGCGAGCCTCCAAGCGTCGAACTCCCCAAGAAGGTGCCCGAGGACGTGTGGGGGACGCCGAAGAAGACGGGCGAGGATGCCGATCTCAACCAAGACCTGCTGAGGTTCGCATGA
- a CDS encoding DUF7146 domain-containing protein encodes MESSARTLSCSLAEHVEAVCKHYLSNGSRCGNYWIVGDVNNNAGRSLYVRLKGPLSGKGARGKWTDGATDQHGDLLDLIREREGLTSFRDTLDEARHFLRMPRETTTESCDRNSEACDTIAFARKIWAASQPIIGTKAEAYLRARKITADLSNAPLRYHPALIYRESRNSPSRKLPALVAAVTDNSGAITGIHRTFLDPVRNAKANVASPRRALGAILGNGVRFGVIDEFAIIGEGIETVLSLKSAMQHLPMVAALSAGHLAAWKIPAGMRRLIGKPSP; translated from the coding sequence ATGGAAAGCTCCGCCCGGACTCTGTCTTGCAGTCTCGCCGAACATGTCGAGGCCGTTTGCAAACATTATCTCTCGAATGGTAGTCGCTGCGGCAATTACTGGATCGTCGGCGACGTGAACAACAATGCGGGCCGCAGTCTCTATGTGCGGCTCAAAGGTCCGCTCTCCGGCAAGGGCGCGCGTGGGAAGTGGACGGATGGCGCGACGGATCAACATGGCGACCTTCTCGATCTCATCCGCGAACGAGAAGGGCTTACGTCCTTTCGCGACACGCTTGACGAGGCGCGACACTTCTTGCGCATGCCGCGTGAGACGACGACCGAGAGTTGCGATCGGAATTCAGAGGCATGCGACACGATCGCGTTCGCCCGCAAAATTTGGGCGGCGTCGCAGCCGATCATCGGCACAAAAGCCGAGGCCTATCTGCGCGCGCGAAAAATCACCGCTGATTTGAGCAACGCGCCACTGCGCTATCACCCGGCGCTGATTTATCGCGAGAGCCGCAATTCGCCGTCGCGCAAATTGCCGGCCCTAGTCGCCGCCGTCACCGACAACAGCGGCGCGATCACAGGCATTCATCGGACGTTCCTCGACCCCGTGCGGAACGCAAAAGCAAATGTCGCGTCGCCGCGCCGCGCGCTCGGCGCCATTCTCGGCAATGGCGTGCGCTTTGGAGTCATCGACGAATTCGCGATCATCGGCGAAGGAATCGAAACCGTGCTTTCGCTCAAGAGCGCAATGCAACATCTCCCAATGGTCGCGGCGCTTTCGGCGGGGCATCTCGCGGCGTGGAAAATTCCGGCCGGGATGCGTCGCCTGATCGGTAAGCCTTCGCCGTAG
- a CDS encoding ParB/RepB/Spo0J family partition protein encodes MSKIVLTAARDIALDKLVASDANVRRIKAGVSVEDLAEDIARRGLLQSLSVRPIVDEQGAEKGQFAVSAGGRRLAALKSLVKQMRLAKNAPVPCIVKTDGIEEEDSLAENTMREALHPLDQFRAFKNLQDQGVTIDEIAARFFVGAPVVRQRLKLAAASQELLDLYVAEELSLEQLMAFCVTDDHARQEEVWKTLTRSYNKEPYTIRRLLTEGAVKAGDKRVVFVGVEAYEAAGGVILRDLFQQDHGGWLQDVALLDRLAREKLAEAADALRTEGWKWSEIAIDFPYGHTNGLRRLPASYAPVSEEQQARYDVALAEYDALSDEHEGAEDLPEEVDRRLAELEKEMVAVDERPAIYDPTEISRAGIFVCIDHDGAQKVERGFVRPEDEEPAGAPAAGERTGSVAAPKRAGDGAAGSPDGDAADQDETEVSSKLSDRLMSDLTAHRTLALRVALANDPEAAFLAATHALALKSFYSSGRFDGCIEVDAKSAPLGGYASGLADSATARANDEAQGHWQLRLPKKSDNLWDWLVKADRESTAGLFAFCVGQSVNALQLPHERRSKALDHADRLAEHVGLDMSAHWTPTVESYFGKVTKARILAAVREAKGEAAAQMINHLKKSDMAVEAQRLLQGTGWLPEPLRGSTMDDADAAIVQKQESDALPDFLGDDDDAALLDAEEEEPRATAAE; translated from the coding sequence ATGTCGAAGATTGTTTTGACGGCGGCGCGGGATATCGCGCTCGACAAGCTTGTGGCGTCGGACGCGAATGTTCGCCGGATCAAGGCTGGGGTGAGTGTCGAGGATCTGGCCGAGGATATCGCAAGGCGGGGATTGTTGCAGTCCTTGAGCGTTCGGCCGATCGTGGACGAACAGGGCGCCGAAAAGGGTCAATTCGCGGTCAGCGCGGGCGGGCGACGTCTCGCGGCGCTTAAATCGCTCGTCAAGCAGATGCGCCTCGCGAAAAACGCGCCCGTTCCGTGCATCGTGAAAACCGACGGGATCGAGGAGGAGGATTCGCTCGCCGAGAACACAATGCGGGAGGCGCTGCATCCGCTCGATCAGTTTCGGGCGTTCAAGAATTTGCAGGATCAGGGCGTCACGATTGATGAGATCGCCGCGCGCTTTTTCGTTGGCGCGCCGGTGGTGCGACAGAGACTGAAACTCGCAGCGGCGAGCCAGGAGCTGCTCGACCTTTACGTCGCCGAAGAATTGAGCCTCGAGCAACTCATGGCCTTTTGCGTCACCGACGACCATGCGCGGCAAGAGGAAGTTTGGAAGACTCTCACCCGTTCCTACAACAAGGAGCCCTACACGATCCGGCGCCTGCTGACCGAAGGCGCGGTGAAGGCAGGCGACAAGCGCGTGGTCTTCGTCGGCGTTGAAGCCTATGAGGCGGCGGGCGGGGTCATCCTTCGCGATCTCTTCCAGCAGGATCATGGCGGCTGGCTGCAGGATGTGGCGCTGCTCGACCGTCTCGCACGGGAAAAGCTCGCGGAAGCCGCCGACGCGCTTCGCACTGAGGGCTGGAAATGGTCGGAGATCGCGATCGATTTTCCCTATGGTCACACGAATGGGCTGCGGCGGCTGCCGGCGAGCTACGCGCCGGTCTCGGAGGAACAGCAGGCGCGTTACGACGTTGCGCTCGCCGAATATGACGCGTTGTCGGACGAACATGAGGGCGCGGAAGATCTTCCAGAAGAGGTCGACCGTCGGCTCGCGGAACTCGAAAAGGAGATGGTGGCGGTTGACGAGCGACCGGCAATCTACGATCCGACCGAAATCTCGCGCGCCGGAATATTTGTCTGCATCGACCATGATGGCGCTCAGAAGGTCGAGCGCGGCTTTGTCCGGCCCGAGGATGAGGAGCCCGCAGGCGCGCCGGCCGCCGGCGAGCGCACGGGATCGGTGGCCGCTCCAAAACGCGCTGGCGACGGTGCGGCCGGCAGTCCCGATGGAGACGCGGCCGACCAGGACGAGACGGAAGTCTCGTCAAAACTATCGGACCGATTGATGAGCGATCTCACCGCCCACCGAACGCTCGCGCTGCGCGTTGCGCTCGCCAATGATCCGGAGGCGGCGTTTCTTGCCGCGACCCACGCGCTGGCGTTGAAGAGTTTTTACTCTTCCGGCCGCTTCGACGGCTGCATTGAGGTCGACGCCAAATCCGCACCGCTCGGCGGCTATGCTTCCGGCCTCGCCGATAGCGCTACGGCGCGGGCGAATGATGAAGCGCAGGGCCATTGGCAGTTGCGACTGCCGAAGAAATCGGACAATCTTTGGGACTGGCTGGTGAAAGCGGATCGCGAATCGACAGCCGGGCTTTTCGCCTTCTGCGTCGGCCAGAGCGTCAACGCGCTGCAGCTTCCGCACGAACGCCGCTCAAAGGCGCTGGATCATGCCGATCGACTCGCCGAACATGTTGGGCTCGATATGAGCGCGCACTGGACGCCGACTGTTGAGAGCTATTTCGGCAAGGTGACCAAGGCGCGAATTCTCGCGGCGGTGCGCGAAGCGAAGGGCGAAGCGGCCGCGCAGATGATCAATCATTTGAAAAAATCCGACATGGCGGTCGAGGCCCAGCGTCTGCTCCAGGGAACAGGCTGGTTGCCCGAGCCGCTTCGCGGCTCGACAATGGATGATGCTGACGCGGCAATCGTCCAAAAGCAAGAGAGCGACGCCTTGCCGGATTTCCTGGGCGATGACGACGACGCGGCTTTGCTCGACGCCGAGGAAGAGGAGCCGCGCGCCACGGCCGCGGAATGA
- the tnpA gene encoding IS66-like element accessory protein TnpA has product MTLITGVERRRRWRDEDRVRILAAIEEPGAVVAEVARREDVCTSLVYKWRRAAQRNGSIDACGFSPVVIETPPPQSPPLNDIDANVIEVDIKGARVRIGAGAPSATIAATLKALRR; this is encoded by the coding sequence ATGACATTGATCACGGGCGTCGAACGGCGCCGACGGTGGAGGGACGAAGATCGGGTTCGGATACTGGCGGCGATTGAGGAGCCCGGCGCGGTGGTCGCCGAGGTGGCGCGTCGCGAGGATGTCTGCACGAGCTTGGTCTACAAGTGGCGCCGAGCGGCGCAACGGAACGGAAGCATCGACGCTTGCGGGTTTTCGCCGGTAGTCATCGAGACGCCGCCGCCGCAATCACCGCCTCTGAACGACATCGACGCGAACGTCATCGAAGTGGACATAAAGGGCGCCCGTGTTCGGATTGGCGCCGGCGCGCCTTCTGCGACGATCGCCGCGACATTGAAAGCGCTGCGCCGATGA
- a CDS encoding tyrosine-type recombinase/integrase, whose product MLSNHVARYVALHRGLGLEFKEQERLLELFAEYAEAHEDVCVQTRRVHEWCASASSPNSARTKYDTVRRFCAFLNAEDPQHEVPPANALGRGKRPRPAPHILEPEQIRAVMQAALELPPKNSISPHTYHCLFGLLAATGLRISEALALQRQDFTGDGLIIRRGKFGKSRLVPLHATTRRALLDYLAIRDKLGGSGDDLFVVKTGRPPTKTRVHVIFVRLARKLGFRGGTGTKGPRLHDLRHTFAVRSLEACAHDRQAVRRHMAALSVYLGHADVANTYWYLQATPVLMRDIAEANERLFQGEAA is encoded by the coding sequence ATGCTGAGCAATCATGTCGCCCGTTATGTCGCCCTGCATCGAGGTCTTGGGCTGGAGTTCAAAGAGCAAGAGCGGCTTCTGGAGCTCTTTGCGGAATACGCGGAGGCGCATGAAGACGTCTGCGTTCAAACCAGGCGCGTCCATGAGTGGTGCGCGTCCGCGTCGTCGCCGAACTCGGCGAGAACCAAGTATGACACGGTTCGGCGTTTTTGCGCATTTCTCAACGCCGAAGACCCGCAACACGAGGTCCCGCCCGCAAACGCCCTCGGGCGCGGCAAGCGCCCGCGACCGGCTCCGCACATCCTGGAGCCCGAGCAAATACGCGCGGTCATGCAAGCCGCTCTGGAGTTGCCGCCCAAGAACTCGATCAGTCCGCACACCTATCATTGCCTCTTCGGCTTGTTGGCCGCGACGGGTCTGCGGATTTCCGAAGCTCTGGCCTTGCAACGGCAAGATTTCACCGGAGATGGTCTGATCATCCGGCGCGGCAAATTCGGCAAGAGCCGTCTTGTGCCCCTCCATGCGACCACGCGCCGAGCATTGCTTGATTACCTGGCGATCCGCGACAAGTTGGGCGGAAGCGGCGACGATCTGTTCGTCGTCAAAACCGGCCGGCCGCCGACCAAGACCAGAGTCCACGTCATTTTCGTGCGGCTTGCGCGCAAACTCGGATTTCGAGGCGGAACCGGAACCAAGGGTCCCCGCTTGCACGACCTGCGTCACACCTTTGCCGTGCGATCACTGGAAGCGTGCGCGCACGACCGGCAAGCGGTCAGGCGTCACATGGCGGCGCTCAGCGTCTATCTCGGTCACGCGGACGTTGCGAACACCTACTGGTATCTGCAAGCGACGCCCGTTCTGATGCGCGACATCGCCGAAGCGAACGAACGTCTGTTTCAGGGAGAGGCGGCATGA
- a CDS encoding toprim domain-containing protein, translated as MSSDPCCAVSLAHKADLAAQHRVPAQNSKGGPRRRDTLIVAADNDRAGQNAAHKLADDAKADGVKVQTFVSTEKDFNDDLRRVTREHLLRQLVNHLQ; from the coding sequence ATGTCATCCGACCCATGCTGTGCAGTTAGCCTCGCTCATAAAGCCGACTTAGCTGCGCAGCATCGCGTTCCTGCTCAAAATTCGAAAGGCGGCCCACGCCGAAGGGATACCCTGATCGTCGCCGCAGACAATGATCGCGCCGGACAAAACGCCGCGCACAAGCTTGCTGACGACGCCAAAGCAGACGGCGTCAAAGTGCAAACGTTTGTTTCAACAGAAAAGGATTTCAACGATGATTTGCGGCGCGTCACACGGGAGCATCTTCTGCGCCAGCTAGTTAATCACTTGCAATGA
- a CDS encoding helix-turn-helix domain-containing protein yields MVVTIADRLESPYLANLSNRLIAEQAKSGLSKPEFAEFVGMSGSQFRYVRRRLGNPSITMLAEISKKLRVPLYELLEAKPVRDRKNPSGAKMVETIGAVVNERFRNSGLTKQEFAKFLNVSLPQLYLITDGVSNPSLLALVELAERLDISLWQLLGVESLHKAASGAKRAATRKTSRVARLPSQRGA; encoded by the coding sequence ATGGTCGTCACGATCGCTGATCGGCTCGAGTCGCCCTATCTCGCAAACCTCTCGAACCGCCTGATCGCCGAACAGGCGAAGAGCGGCTTGTCGAAGCCGGAATTCGCCGAATTCGTCGGCATGTCAGGGTCGCAATTTCGCTATGTGCGTCGCCGGCTCGGGAACCCGTCCATCACAATGTTGGCGGAAATTTCAAAAAAGCTTCGCGTCCCGCTCTACGAGTTGCTCGAAGCCAAGCCGGTTCGCGATCGTAAGAATCCCTCCGGGGCGAAAATGGTCGAGACGATCGGCGCCGTCGTAAACGAGCGCTTCCGCAATAGCGGCCTGACCAAACAGGAATTTGCAAAATTTCTGAATGTTTCCCTGCCGCAGCTCTATCTCATCACCGACGGCGTATCGAACCCGTCGCTGCTCGCGCTCGTCGAACTCGCAGAACGATTGGACATCAGCTTGTGGCAATTGCTTGGCGTCGAGTCGCTACACAAAGCGGCGAGCGGCGCCAAACGCGCGGCGACCCGAAAAACTTCGCGAGTCGCGCGGCTTCCATCTCAACGAGGAGCGTGA